In Oryza sativa Japonica Group chromosome 1, ASM3414082v1, the genomic stretch GCCCTATAACAACATCTGCTTCAGTAGTAAGGGGTGTCACCTCTTTTGCAGCTGTTGCTTCTGGGAAATTGAATGTGAGCTTTCTTGCATCAATCTTGTAATAATCATTCAATAAATTTATGTGTAAAAGCTTTTGTTAAGTAGCTGCACTTAATCTACAGATCCCTGGTGAGAAAATACTGGGTTTGGCGAAGTTTTTTCTTGGTATAGGGCTACCAGGTAGCGCAAAGGATTGCTTTAACCAGATTGAGTCATTATCATTCTTGGAAAACAATAGGCAAGtcattatttatttgttttcttcaatTGGCATGCAtcttttattcttttttgtAATATATTGAGTGACACCTCTTTCTGCCCTTTtcttaatatattttcaaaaatgtaAATGTTTCTTAGTGCACTGTTAGCCTTTTGTGCTTATTTCTTATCTACAATTTGCAGGGTATTTGTTCCTCTGGTCCTTTCACTTCCTTCCAAAGTATTTTCGCTGACCTCCAAAGACCAGCTTAAGGTGATTAGTACTTGCTAATATATTGGATTTTGCCAgatgtataaaatttttactaGGATTGAGTGTGAATCTCTGTATGAATGAGCATTCGATTGATATGTGCTGTGATGAATTGACATTTATATGAACACTGCAAAAGTGACTGTTATGATGGGAGAAATCCCATATTATTCAACTTGCAAGCACTGCATTTAATTGTAAAATTTTAATTCCTAACTCATatcatattttaagtttgaaccAGCAAAGCTGTTATAGTAACTCACATGCCATTTTCAGTTGTCCTTCTAGATTATATTCTACACCTAGATTTTTCTTATTACTCGATTATGTCTACAGTTAGTATAAAGTATACCTTATCTACAATAGTTTCTCATCGATTTCCTTTTTTTGTAATGTTTTAGTCCATATAAGTTAACTCCAGTTTGTAAATACTTGGCATTTTCAGGTTGAAGTCACCACAGTATTTGGATCTGCTGCACCTCCTCTCAGAGTGAATCTTGTACAAGTGCTGGGCTCTGACTCTAAGGTCATCACTACTGAAACCAAGGTAGAATCAAGATTAGTGGCTACCTCTTGGAACTTCCTCTATGCCTGTCTTTTTCCCAGCTGCCATCCTCTAAAACCCTTTTACTTCTGATATCAGGAACTTCAGTTTGACCTTGATAACAATGTTCATTACCTGGATATTGCTCCATTGAAAATAGATGTTGGGAAGTACTCGCTTGTTTTTGAGGTATGTGTAAAGTGTATTAGTTTGTTTGTGTTATGATAATAGTAATTGacaagccttttttttttctcgccaGATTTCTCTTCAGGAACAAGAACATGAAACTATTTATGCTACTGGAGGGACAAATACTGAGGCGATCTTTGTCACAGGATTGATCAAAGTTGATAAGGCAGAAATCGGAATTTCTGATAATGATGCTGGGACTGTGGAGTCTGTTCAAAAGTAAATTGTTTAACGATGTGATTcccttccatttttttttaaaaaaaaagaaagagagaaaaaaagttaGAGCTACATTAAAAAAAGACAAGCTGCCAACCTTGTACTGAAGAAATTTCATCTGCTTTCTTAAGTATATAGCCACTGAAAGAGTTCCATTCTCATCTGGAATAGCAGACAAGTGCTACAAAATTacttagtttttatttttcatttcccTGATATATGTCTGGAGATTTTCCTGCTATTTTTAACTTGTTTACTTTTGTTGTTTTGTGATTGTGAATCTATTTAATATTCTGATTTAGTTAATATAAAATTGCATGAAAATTGTGAAGCGGGAAAGCCTGCTTTATATGTCTCATATTTCAAGCTTCTTCATTTCAGGATAGATCTGCAGAAAGATACTAGTGTTTCTCTTTCTGCAAACCATCTGCAGAAGTTGCGGTTATCTTTTCAACTGAGTACACCACTCGGGAAGACATTTAAACCTCACCAGGTTGCTCTAGAATTTAACCCTTTTTTTCCCAGTGGAACACTATGGTTCTTTCCCTGACTTCATTGAGCAAATCAATTTTCAGGTGTTCCTCAAGTTAAAGCATGATGAAAGCAAGGTTGAGCATTTATTTGTTGTACCAGGCTCTGCAAGGCAGTTTAAAATTGTTCTAGTTGAGTACCCCATCCCCCAGTTAGTTACACTCATCTTTTTCAGCTTGTTCTATGTTTTCGAGTGCTACGTCATCATCAGTTTCCTGTCCATGCATTACATTATCCAGAGACTAGTTATATACAGAGCAGTTTCTCAATGTGGAAAGGAATAGCTAGGCTATGTAGCTTGGTTTGCTTTAGAACACATGGCCACCAGCACCATTTGAATTTGATGTCAGCCATATTTATATGAACACTGTTGGTGAAAGTTGAGATTTGAAGAAAAAGACTACCATGTGCATAGCATATACATTGAaataaggcaaaatttgctataggacacccGAAAATCGTGTAATTGGCTGTGAGACACCGCAAAATCTTGGCTTTGCCCACGGACACTACGAAATTTGTGAAATTGGCTGTGAGACACCGAaggcaatattttataatttttgagGCAAAAGAGGTcagataattttttaaaagacCAATCTACCCCTGCGCCCAGCTGTCCATCTCCCTCCCCAACCCGATTTCCCAGTCCTGAACCCTAACCCTAGGCGacggcggtgccggcggcggtggcggcaccgccgccggcaccggcggAGGCAGTTTCGGCGCCAGCGACGGTgttgaggacggcgacgacggcggccgctgAAGCTGTGATGATGACGCAGTAAATCGATCCCTGTGGCAAACCCGACGAGTCCTGACGGCAAGTGCGCGGTCTGGCGGTTTCAAGCCGATAGCGGCGGACGGCGGATCTCAGTTGCCAAATGAAGGGCACGTTCTCTGCACAGTCGTCAGTTAATCAACTAATTAAGTTGTCCTTTGGTGACAAATATTTCCTGGTGCCATAGACCAATTAGCATCTGAGTGGATTATAACAGTAGGTGCATCGTCACCGTGCAGGATCAAGGAGGAAGAAGCAGCCAAAGGCAGTAATGGAGCGCAGGCGGAGAAGACGAGCGAGAGATTTTCTCTGTATGGAACGCGCTAGGCACGGCCCTATTCGCGTCTGTGCGCGGCGAGGCGCGGTGCGCACATGCCATGCCGGCATGCCAATTGCGCAGGGGTAGATTGGTCTTTTAGAAAATTATCTGACCTCTTTTATCtcggaaattataaaatattgcctCCAGTGTCTCACAGCCAATTTCACAACTTTCATAGTGTCCGTGGGCAAAGCCCAGATTTTGCGGTGTCTCACAGCCAATTACACGATTTtcgagtgtcctgtagcaaattttgccttgaaATAAACAACTgatttatttatatatgtttcaacaTAATATAGCGGGGATGGATCTTCCTGTATTTTTCTTGGATTCAGCCTGTATTTGCTACTATACAAAGACATTCTCATGTTACCACAGATTATAATATCATGGGATTTGTCAGTAACAAGTGTTCCTACGTGTCTGTTCAATTTGTCATAGGACTTTCTTGGTTTGGTGGAGAAATTCTACTACCTTTCTGGAAGATATGACCTGGAGCTTGCAGTTGGTGATGCTGCAATGGTATGTAACCATGTTACTGGACTCTCATTCCCGTTTTGTTGCCCTTGCTGATTTCTTTTTGTTCTCAGGAGAATTCATTTCTACGAGCCCTTGGCCATATTGAATTGGACCTGCCTGAGGCCCCAGAAAAAGCCCCAAAGCCTCCGGCCCAGGCTGTTGATCCATTCTCAAAATTTGGTCCGAAGAAGGAAATATCGCACATATTCCGTTCACCAGAGAAGAGGCCACCCAAGGAACTCTCATTTGCGTTTACGGGCCTCACGCTTCTGCCTATTGTTGGGTTCTTGATTGGGGTGGGTCAACAACTCCTATGTGTGTTTCTTCATTTCTCCTTTGCAGTTTTTTTTGTTTAGTCTAACGTGTCACTCTTATGTTGTCTATGCTTGTGGCATTCGTTTGCAGCTTATGCGTCTCGGGGTAAACTTGAAGAACTTCCCGTCCTTGCCAGCACCCGCAGCATTTGCCTCACTTTTCCATGCTGGAATTGGAGCAGTGCTGCTGCTCTACGTTCTCTTCTGGATTAAGGTTAGTACCGTTCATTGTTGGTAAAGCATAATTGCATTAACAAAGGTTTCTGCTGGCGCTGACATTCATTCTTGTTGTAATAGCTGGATCTTTTCACAACCCTGAAGTACCTCAGCTTCCTTGGTGTCTTCCTTGTGTTTGTGGGCCATAGGGCTCTATCTTACCTTTCCTCCACGTCAGCGAAACAGAAGACTGCTTGAGAGGACGATCCAAAGAGGAGTATTCCGAATCACAAAATTTTCAAGCGTCACAAGTTGCTTAGGTTCCTTATTTTAGCACCTTCGCTTTGATATTCTGACCATTTTTCTTGAGCAACTTCGAGTTACGAGGGACGAGTCGATTTCAGTTTTGTGGGGGTTAAGAATACTGGAGCTAGAATGTAGGACCTCACCTTCTTGTATGATGATGCCCTGATGTGTTCTCAATAGACGTATGTTTGATGATAGAATTAATAATATCTTATTCTGCAAATGCATAGTATGCCTTTTGCAAAAATTGAGTTCCATATGCAGAATATGAACACTCTTAATCCCGAGGCCCATATGATATCACGAACGGTGACTTCAGAATTTAGATATGATTAAACTTTGCACGGGGGCATTCGCGTGCTCCATTTCATCAGACCATATGGTTCTGGAAACACACCTTCGCTGCAACCTGCAACTTCGAAAAATAATGTCTGTTTATCGTGACACGGTCACACAGGTATACAAATTGTAAGTATACAATTTGAGAAATAAGTATACAGTGTAATGCTCTATGCAAATTGTCAAAACTGGAGTAAACTTTCCCTGCAGAGTATATAAGTTATGATTTCCGATGGTCTTGACTCTGATCAGAATGCCTATACATTTGTATTACAGGTTGCGCCTGATGACATGTATAACTATTTGACTTCTGTAAAGAATCATTTGCAGTTACAGGTTCCCGGATCCTCCATACTACCGACCCGTTTTATGGTGGGAAACAACTTCTTAGTTTGATTAGTTATCATCATTTGTAAACTATCCAGTTTCACCTGTTTGGCCACCACGGTCAGGGTCACTCGTAAAGAATACACCAATTACTAAGAACTCTCCTTGCCTGCCGTTCCACTTGAAAAAAAATGGTGTGGAGTAGACCAATCTCTGTGAATTCAGGACTAATCGAGGGCGTCGTTTTGTCGCCTAGCTAATCTGGAATACAAACCATCGTGCTTATTAATAAGCTCGCTGTGGTTTCCATCCTGCATACCACACAAAAGAACTTTAAGAAATCTGAATGACATCATATCATGTGTATAGTAGGATCAGATTAGTTCTGGTTTGCGTTTTCAGTGAAGCAACAGCGGCCGAAAACATACCTCCACAATATTACCATTTTCCATCACGATAATTCTATCAGCCGCTTGAATTGTAGATAGTCTACAAGAGAAATGATTGTGTCAACTAAAatcttaaaattcaaaataaacaaCTGCAGTATGAGCATACATTACCTGTGAGCTATGATGATCACGGTTCTTCTAGCCTTAGGATCAGTACTAAACTTTGTGATTACATTCTAGCAAAGCAGGAGGGAGCGAATCAGCAAGCCGCCCATAGGCACATTGTATTTATATCTAGGTACATAATTGGTCAAATATCTTGATGAAGAGGTTACCTTCACATAATGTTCACTCTCAGCATCAAGTGCACTAGTGGCTTCATCTAATACCAAGATGGATGGGTCCCTAAGAAGGGCCCTCGCAATAGCAACGCGTTGCTTTTGGCCTCCACTAAGAAGAGCATCATCGACAATGGTGTTATAACCATCAGGGAGAGACATTATGAAATCGTGAGCATATGCCTGCTTTGCAGCCCACTCCACTTCTTCATTGCTAACTTCTCTTGGACAACCATACCTAATATTAGAACTAATATCCATTCGGAATAGCCTAGGTTCCTGCACACACCAATATATGTGGCTATTTAATACAACAAAAGTTCTAGTGGTAGCAGAGCCTTGAGTTAGATCTGAACCTGTCCAACAAAACCAATCCTTTCCCTGAACCATCTGATGTCAAGCTCACTGAGTGGGACACCATCTACTAATATCTGCATTGATCACAAAACATAACTTCAGACCAGCCAACTGGTTTGCTTTGAAGCGACTGCATGCGGTCATGTGGCACAGACAATAGTTTGACGCAGAAATTATCTTACTTGCCCATCTGTAGGTTCATATAGCCGAAGTAGTAGGTTAACTACAGTACTCTTTCCACTTCCACTAAGACCAACCTTTAAAAGTTTCATATAAATGCAGCCAGTTTGTTAGTCAGAAATGAGAATTCAGAAGTATGAAATAATTAAATCAACTGTGTTCTTCTACACAACACACACACATAGGGAGAGAACTAGAAAGCAACTGTGTTCTCTATCTCTTACAATTGCAACTACTTCATTTGGATGAAGTGTTAGATTCAATCCACCCAGAATTGGTACctgttaaaaaaaaggagatcaATAATATAAGGACACAAGGTAACAGAAGATTCCTCTTATTTACATAACAAATATGATAATTATGAAATTGTTCTGCTTTAGGGTTCACTCTACTGGTTTTCAGTCAAAAGTCAAATGAATATTATGGTTAGATCAGCTGGATCATAAACAGgtattctttttttccctttttggtGGGTGACAACAGGCACTCCTCAACAGAGAAGTATCCATAAAAGCACTGTAATCATACCGTAGGTCTTGATGGATATGAAAATGATACATCGGCATACTGAATCCGGCCTTCCAACTTCTGTAACCTGTGGCCTGCAATGGTGACGTACTTTAGATCACTAAACAATTTTACAAccacaagtaaaaaaaaatcaactagcCATTCTAAATCAGACATCAGGTTACAACAGTATCTTGTAACATGCAATTTATTTTCTTGCCTTCAGAACTAAGCTGTCTGCTAGGAAGTAGATCCATCAAACGGAAGACCTTTTCACTTGCTCCAACAGACTGCATCAGAGAGGACCAGTTGTCTCCAATCCACCATGTTGACAAAATTAGCCACTCAGCATAGAGTATGAATTTTGTCAGTTGCTCAGCAGTTAGCTTCCCAGCCATGATGGATATCCCTCCAATCAACACTGCAATGACCTACACAAAGCTTATTTGCAAGAATACATCATCAACGGTACAACAAATTCATATCAGAACCAGGCATTttatattttacaaaattgCTAATTTAAATATGTTCTGATTGGAGTATCATTATGAATTGAACAGAAACATCAAACTACCTGAGTAGAATGGTATAGATAGTTCAAACTCAAGCTCCAGCCTCCATAAGCCATTGTTTGCCGAAAGCTTACATCATATAGCTTATCTAGCCACTTTGCATATCTATCAGAGTACAAGGCATCGTGAGATTTTGTTTTTGTGTGTATGTATGAGCGTGtttgagatagagagagagagagagggaggtagAGATTGCCTTTTAAACTCCTGCTTTTCTGTTCCATAAACCCGTACTGTCCGAACCAAACTTATCACCTCTTGAGCAACCTGATTTAGTTTAATGTGAAAACTGAGATGAAAACTTTGCCTTATGAAATGCTACCTTCAtccaaaaatataagggatttttcccatgggacagaggaagtagctTATT encodes the following:
- the LOC4324876 gene encoding dolichyl-diphosphooligosaccharide--protein glycosyltransferase subunit 2 precursor, with product MAAAGGLPASATLLLLVIAAVAVAPLASAVRPVSDAHRSAAAELFAASPDGSFGDLETTYEAVRTFQILGVEKDKGLIGKACKFAAEKLASSSSSPAKDLFHAARISGVLKCSVDSGVYDDVATRLKAVIKDTNSLLELYYSVGGLLSIKEQGHNVVLPDADNTFHAIKALSQSDGRWRYDTNSAESSTFAAGIALEALSAVISLADSEVDSSMIAVVKNDIVKLFDTIKSYDDGTFYFDEKHVDAAEYKGPITTSASVVRGVTSFAAVASGKLNIPGEKILGLAKFFLGIGLPGSAKDCFNQIESLSFLENNRVFVPLVLSLPSKVFSLTSKDQLKVEVTTVFGSAAPPLRVNLVQVLGSDSKVITTETKELQFDLDNNVHYLDIAPLKIDVGKYSLVFEISLQEQEHETIYATGGTNTEAIFVTGLIKVDKAEIGISDNDAGTVESVQKIDLQKDTSVSLSANHLQKLRLSFQLSTPLGKTFKPHQVFLKLKHDESKVEHLFVVPGSARQFKIVLDFLGLVEKFYYLSGRYDLELAVGDAAMENSFLRALGHIELDLPEAPEKAPKPPAQAVDPFSKFGPKKEISHIFRSPEKRPPKELSFAFTGLTLLPIVGFLIGLMRLGVNLKNFPSLPAPAAFASLFHAGIGAVLLLYVLFWIKLDLFTTLKYLSFLGVFLVFVGHRALSYLSSTSAKQKTA
- the LOC4324312 gene encoding ABC transporter B family member 26, chloroplastic, with translation MPTPAALLLTAATGSAALSVGVAAVGPRAPSLLLRSASATRRAPGRARPTRIRAAAAIGGEFGGLAQRRALAGEFIERLRNVLPGGSWWRLEDGEEAGGGRAEASGATAASALRRMWALVASDRWVVFVGFASLVGAALAEIAIPHLLAASIFSAQNGGAVFYRNAKLLVVLCLISGVFSGVRSCCFGVANMILVKRMREMLFDSILSQDIAFFDEETVGDLTSRLGSDCQQVSRVIGNDLNLISRNLLQGVGALIYLLVLSWPLGMCTMLICATLSTIMLVHGRYQKRAAKFAQEFTASANNVAQEVISLVRTVRVYGTEKQEFKRYAKWLDKLYDVSFRQTMAYGGWSLSLNYLYHSTQVIAVLIGGISIMAGKLTAEQLTKFILYAEWLILSTWWIGDNWSSLMQSVGASEKVFRLMDLLPSRQLSSEGHRLQKLEGRIQYADVSFSYPSRPTVPILGGLNLTLHPNEVVAIVGLSGSGKSTVVNLLLRLYEPTDGQILVDGVPLSELDIRWFRERIGFVGQEPRLFRMDISSNIRYGCPREVSNEEVEWAAKQAYAHDFIMSLPDGYNTIVDDALLSGGQKQRVAIARALLRDPSILVLDEATSALDAESEHYVKNVITKFSTDPKARRTVIIIAHRLSTIQAADRIIVMENGNIVEDGNHSELINKHDGLYSRLARRQNDALD